The DNA window AAGCGGTCTGAAGTTTTATTGCATCATGTTCGTGAAAGAAACTACGTTTTTCTCCTTTGATTTTTTCATCCCACTTATGCATTTTATCAAGAAATGTCTTATTCTGCCCCTGCTCAATATGGCGTGCTATATGCATCAAATTTGAAGCGTCAATAATTTTAAGAGGATATTGTTCAATACCTATATCGATATATTTTTCTTCTTCGCCCTCGTACAATTCATCTATGTAGTAGGTAACATATTCATGGGCAGTCATTCCGTTTATGCGAAAAGTATCCGGAGTTTTTTTAATATCCTCAAGATACTCCTGAACCTTTTTCTGGTAGTTTTCGCTTCCGAAAACTTTCATATCAGGCGTGAACTGGTGCGGTGTTGGCGTTGGTTTTGGAGTTGCCTTTATTTCGCGTCCATTTTTATCATAAGAAATGCCATTTGGCATTCTTATTGTGACGTTATCACTACCGTTTCCGCCAACTTCTAATAAACCTTCTGCGCCCCCTGCCACACCAATCTCTGCTTTTACCTTTGAGATTCCTGCGTCTGTGGCGTCGCCATGCTCTTCCTTATTTGCGTTAACAATGGCATTGCTTGCATACAGCCCGACAAGCGCCGCAACTGTTCCAAATGCTAAGGCTTTTTTGTGCTTAATTACGCCGCCCATAATATAATCAATAACATCAAACGCTTTCTTAATAGGCAATTCCTCCGTCTTATGCGCGGGTACGCCAGAATCAGATACTGCCTTACCTCCTAAAATGTTTTTCGGCGGGGGCGCCATAAGCACAATCATTGCAGCGCCAAATGTGGTCATTTCTCTAATGTGTTTCGGCGCAGTTTTGCTGATTCCGCCGTATTTATTGTGCTCCACAGGAACTAACTGTTTCTCAAGATCGTCCAGTTTTTCCATAACGTCGGGATAATAGAAGCGCAAAGCATCATTATACAGGTTTTCTTCTTTATCATTGCCTGTGGCTTTATCTTTGAGATACTCGGCAAAAAATATCTTGGGGTCAACATCTATTGCGCCGTATATCTTTTCCGCCGACAAGCCGTGCTTTTTTGACATTTCGCGGACTCTTGAATCAAGCTCAATCATGCTGGAGAAAACAGAATCGTAATCAGGGCTGTGCGGTTCAGCTGCAAGCCCTTCAATTAAATATTCAAACCGATCGTTTTTCATACCAATCCCCTCTCAAACATTATTCAAGCCATTTCAAGGTTTGTTTTGCGCTGAAGCAGACCAAACCATTGAAAGTGTTACTATCCATATATGATGAACCACTATCAAAGAGTAACGCTACACTATTATTATGTGACGAACTACTATTTAAAGCCATGGGCTTTAAAGCTACGAGTGAGCGAGAGCGAAACGAAATGATTTAAACTTTAGAAATGGCTGTTTTTAATCATTTTGGCAGAAAAAGGCAAAAATCGGCAGAAAACGAATGGTTCGCCCAGGATTAATTTTAAAAGATATGTCTAAAGTGCTTTAATTATTTCACAGATGCTATATGATATTAGGAACGCAAGTTTAAGGCTTTTAAATACTACTGATTAATAGCGATGTATGGCAAAACCTCGCTCAAGTCCCGCTACAAAGAAATTTGATATAGCGCCTTATGTAGGGCCGATAAAAAACGTAGAATCCGACATATTCAATAATTTCAAGATGGCTGAATTGATGGGTGTTTCAAGCGATTCCATGAAGCTCAGATTGAAGGATATGACTCTGCGCGAATATCTCCAGCTCGAAGGCGGAGATCCTGCAAAAATTCCGATAAACATTGTTATCTTCAGAAGAGTTACAAAAAGAAGATTGTGGGTTTGGCGCCGTCAAACTTATATCAAATTGCCCGATGCATTCTTTCGGAAATATAAAATTACAAAGAAAATTGAGTTCTACTTCAAATTAAACACAATCGTATGTATTTTTGTCATTTCTTCCATGCTGGTTCTTATGCCCTCGCGCCCTATTCCTGAATATTTGTCGCCTCCGAACGGGAATGTGCCTACGCCATGCATCGGCGCGGCATTTATCTGCACTGTTCCGTCAATCAGCTTTAGCGCGCCATCCAACGCGCGATTCAGATCATTCGTAAATATCGACGCGTCAAGGCCGTATTGCGATTCGTTTGCCATGCGCAGCGCTTCTTCATAGTCTTTTACGCGAATTATTGAAACAACAGGACCGAAAGTCTCTTCCCAGGCTATGCGCATGTCTTTTGTTACATTGCCAAGAACCGTGGGCTCGAAATACAATCCTCTGACTTTCTTTCCTCCTGCAAAAAGGTGTGCGCCTTTCTCTACGGCGTCATTAACAAGAGCATCGATTTTTTCAAGCGCCTTTTGATTTATTATCGGGCCTATTGAGATGTCCGCATTTTTCGGAGAGCCGAGCTTCCATTTCGGCAGCTCTGCAAGTATTTTCTTTGTAAATTCGTCAGCAACGCTTTCAACAACCAGAATTCTGCTTATTGCGTCACAGCGCTGCCCTGAATATTTTAGCGCGCCGCTGATACATTCCTTTGCCGCAAGGTCAAGGTCTGCGTCTTCAAGAACAATTCCGGGAGACTTTCCGCCAAGTTCCATATGGATTTTTTTCATGCCTGCGGCTTTTGCTATATGTATTCCGACTTCAGAGCTTCCTGTAAATGAAATCATGTCAACTTTTTCGCTTTCGACAAGAATATCACCTATTTCTGCGGAGCTTCCTGAAACTACGTTGAAAGTGCCGTCAGGCATTCCTGCTATTTGAAGCAGTTTCGCAAGCATAATCAAGCATATGGGATCGTCGCTTGCAGGCTTTGAAATAACCGCATTTCCCGCAGCTATCGCCGGCGCGATTTTTGCAGATGCAATGAAAAGCGGATAATTGAACGGCGAAATCGCAAGAACTACGCCTAAAGGCTGCCTTCGAGTCATTGCTATTTTTTTCTTTGTGTGCGGGAAAGAATCACCGCTTATTGCTTCGCCTTTCAGCTCTTTTGCCTCTTCGGCTGCGAACTTGAACCTCTCGATTGTGGCATCGACTTCGCCTTCGGCGACTTTTACGGGCTTTCCGGCTTCGGCTACAATTGTGTCGACAAAGAAAGTTTTGTAATCGCTAAGAAGCTTTGCAGTTTTTTCAAGGATTTGGGCGCGCTCGTATGAAGACATTCCTGCAATTTTTGCCTTTGTATTGAAGGCAGAATCAAGTGCCCACAAAGCATCATTTTTTGACGCCTTTTGCACTTTTCCGACTATCGAGAAATCATCAGGATTGTGTACATTGAACGTGTGCTGGTTGGATGATTCAACCCATTTGCCGTCGATAAACATCTTGTATATTTGAACGCCGTCTGCCGCAGAAGGAAATCTGATTTCGTCGAAAATGTTAGACATGTATATATTATTGTGCATAAATGTATATATAGATTTTTGAGATTTTGAGTGGTGCTTTGTTGTATGTTTTCCAGTTTATCTTCTTTTTTCTCCGGTCTTGGTCTTTTCCCATGCTTATCCCCCCTGCGAAGCTGACGCTTCGCAGTAGATTATTTGTCAGAATCCGTATATGCGCTTATCGCTGGTGGACAACATCGAGTGGTGCTGTTGCACAATTCGCAGAGCACATACACCTTAGCGTTATCTGCAAAGCTAAAACCGAGTCATTCAAAATTCTTGCGTTCAACGCTAAGATTTGAGCAAGAATTTTGGCATATATAAATCTTATATAAATCTTATGCAACAGCACCATTTTGAGTAACTTTTGGCCGCGAGTATAATTTAATTTATTTTTCTAATTTATTTATTGCCTCACGCGTCATTTCATTCAGACGAATTGGTATTTCACTTTGATATAATGTGTTGATGTTTATTTTCAAAACGTTAATTATTTCATTAGCCGCAATTTCATCAAATAACTTTTCTCCGAGATATACTGGAATTGTAGTGGATTGTATTTTTTTAGCGGCAGTTATGGCTTCTATATATGCGTCTTGTAATGTTTTTAATCCATCAATCGTTGTATATAACTCACTATGTGGATGTATTTCAGCCTTTTTTTCAATTAACTTAATGCTGTTTTTACCGTCAGTAATATTTGCTTCATAAATTGTATGTTTTTCTCCTTGAGAACATTCAATGGAAATAGTTACTTTTTTAGGTTTTG is part of the Nanoarchaeota archaeon genome and encodes:
- a CDS encoding aldehyde dehydrogenase family protein encodes the protein MSNIFDEIRFPSAADGVQIYKMFIDGKWVESSNQHTFNVHNPDDFSIVGKVQKASKNDALWALDSAFNTKAKIAGMSSYERAQILEKTAKLLSDYKTFFVDTIVAEAGKPVKVAEGEVDATIERFKFAAEEAKELKGEAISGDSFPHTKKKIAMTRRQPLGVVLAISPFNYPLFIASAKIAPAIAAGNAVISKPASDDPICLIMLAKLLQIAGMPDGTFNVVSGSSAEIGDILVESEKVDMISFTGSSEVGIHIAKAAGMKKIHMELGGKSPGIVLEDADLDLAAKECISGALKYSGQRCDAISRILVVESVADEFTKKILAELPKWKLGSPKNADISIGPIINQKALEKIDALVNDAVEKGAHLFAGGKKVRGLYFEPTVLGNVTKDMRIAWEETFGPVVSIIRVKDYEEALRMANESQYGLDASIFTNDLNRALDGALKLIDGTVQINAAPMHGVGTFPFGGDKYSGIGREGIRTSMEEMTKIHTIVFNLK